The Listeria monocytogenes genome window below encodes:
- a CDS encoding ArgE/DapE family deacylase, translated as MDQQKKIQILKDMVNIDSTNGHEEQVADYLQELLAGYGIESEKVDYDVDRASLVSEIGSSYEKVLAFSGHMDVVDAGDVSKWKFPPFEATEHEGKLYGRGATDMKSGLAAMVIAMIELQEEKQKLNGKIRLLATVGEEVGELGAEQLRQKGYADDLDGLIIGEPSGHRIVYAHKGSINYTVKSTGKNAHSSMPEYGVNAIDNLMLFYNEIEKYVASIHATNEILGDFIHNVTVINGGNQVNSIPEKAQLQGNIRSIPEMDNETVKQVLVKIINKLNKQENVNLELIFDYDKQPVFSDKNSDLVHIAKSVASDIVKEEIPLLGISGTTDAAEFTKAKKQFPVIIFGPGNETPHQVNENVSIENYLEMVDVYKRIAIEFLS; from the coding sequence AAGAACAAGTTGCGGACTATTTGCAAGAGTTGTTAGCTGGATACGGAATTGAGTCTGAAAAGGTAGATTATGATGTAGACAGAGCAAGCCTAGTAAGCGAAATTGGTTCCAGTTACGAGAAGGTTTTGGCATTTTCAGGGCATATGGATGTAGTTGATGCGGGGGATGTGTCTAAGTGGAAATTCCCGCCTTTTGAAGCGACAGAACATGAAGGAAAACTATATGGACGTGGCGCGACAGATATGAAGTCAGGTCTAGCAGCGATGGTTATTGCAATGATTGAACTTCAGGAAGAAAAACAAAAACTAAACGGTAAGATCAGATTATTAGCAACAGTTGGTGAAGAAGTCGGCGAACTTGGAGCAGAACAACTAAGGCAAAAAGGTTACGCAGATGATTTAGATGGTTTGATTATCGGCGAACCAAGTGGACACAGAATCGTATATGCGCATAAAGGTTCCATTAATTATACCGTTAAATCCACCGGCAAAAATGCCCATAGTTCGATGCCTGAGTATGGTGTGAATGCAATTGATAATTTGATGTTGTTTTATAATGAAATAGAAAAATACGTTGCTTCCATCCATGCGACAAATGAAATACTTGGTGATTTTATCCATAATGTCACGGTAATTAATGGTGGAAATCAAGTCAATAGTATTCCGGAAAAAGCGCAACTACAAGGGAATATTCGCTCGATTCCGGAAATGGATAATGAAACAGTGAAACAAGTGCTAGTGAAGATTATCAATAAGTTAAACAAACAGGAAAATGTGAATCTGGAATTAATATTTGATTATGACAAACAACCAGTATTTAGTGATAAAAATTCTGATTTAGTCCACATTGCTAAGAGCGTAGCAAGCGACATTGTTAAAGAAGAAATCCCATTACTCGGTATTTCCGGAACAACCGATGCAGCAGAATTTACGAAAGCTAAGAAACAATTCCCAGTGATTATTTTTGGACCAGGCAACGAAACGCCTCATCAAGTAAACGAAAATGTTTCTATAGAGAATTATTTGGAGATGGTGGATGTTTACAAACGGATTGCCATCGAGTTTTTATCGTGA
- a CDS encoding MarR family winged helix-turn-helix transcriptional regulator translates to MVKKEERLGVLLWFRFSRFYNRNMKLTNQNLRAVGISTAQFDCIAQIGLDKEITQQQLAEKLVVTKGNVTQLLAKLEQLGYIMRTKSGREKHITLTEKGQACYRENVPKQEAFQQAQFDKLTRDEQKELLKLLKKLGE, encoded by the coding sequence ATGGTGAAAAAAGAAGAAAGGCTAGGGGTTTTGCTTTGGTTTCGATTTAGTCGTTTTTATAATCGGAATATGAAGCTGACCAATCAGAATTTGCGAGCGGTAGGGATTTCGACAGCGCAGTTTGATTGCATTGCCCAAATTGGCTTAGACAAAGAGATTACACAGCAACAACTTGCCGAAAAATTAGTTGTAACGAAGGGAAATGTTACCCAACTCCTCGCGAAATTAGAACAATTAGGTTATATCATGCGAACAAAATCAGGACGCGAAAAACATATTACCCTCACAGAAAAAGGCCAAGCGTGTTACCGCGAAAACGTTCCAAAACAAGAAGCTTTTCAGCAAGCTCAATTTGATAAATTAACAAGAGACGAACAAAAAGAACTACTTAAGTTATTAAAAAAATTAGGAGAGTGA